The proteins below are encoded in one region of Nocardioides marmorisolisilvae:
- the polA gene encoding DNA polymerase I → MAETRPRLLLLDGHSLAYRAFFALPVENFSTTTGQPTNAVYGFTSMLINVLRDEDPTHVAVAFDKSRQTFRLAEYAEYKAKRNKTPDEFKSQLPLIQEVLDALRIRHLEMDGYEADDIIATLTTEALAAGLEVLILTGDRDSLQLVTPESTVLYPMRGVSELARMTPAAVEAKYGVPPHRYPELAALVGEDSDNLPGIPGVGPKTAAKWIVQYDGLDNVINHADEVKGKAGENLRAHLDDVIRNRRLNALVRDLHLEVGPTDLVRNPWDRAEVHTLFDGLEFRVLRDRLFETLESEEDVDEGGFELSATTLAADGVADWLGAVGTLTVGVHVRGSWGSGTGRVEGVALATAAGDAAYVDVATMSQADDAALAGWLADPARPKVLHDAKGPLHALGAQGWPLAGLQSDTALAAYLVRPDQRSYDLADLTVRYLRRELRDESTGEQGMLFDDERVVSEAAMLRARAVVDLAEALDAAVEEHGGTRLLAEVELPLVGVLATMERVGIAVDHELLTELESGFADQVRSAAQEAYDVIGKEINLGSPKQLQVVLFDELGMPKTKKTKTGWTTDADALQGLYEKTEHPFLQHLLRHRDVSRLRQTVEGLLKTVADDGRIHTTFNQLIAATGRLSSTDPNLQNIPVRTEEGRRIREAFVVGPGYATLLTADYSQIEMRIMAHLSEDAGLIEAFRSGQDFHQATASRVFGVGAGEVTPEMRAKIKAMNYGLAYGLSAYGLSQQLRIDTGEARGLMDEYFETFGGVRDYLAGVVEEARRTGFTETIMGRRRYLPDLTSDNRQRREMAERMALNAPIQGSAADVIKVAMLNVDRAASEAGMSSRMLLQVHDELVFEVAEGEQEALELLVREQMGAAAELTVPLDVSVGTGGSWHAAAH, encoded by the coding sequence GTGGCAGAAACCAGACCTCGCCTCCTGCTTCTCGACGGGCACTCCCTCGCCTACCGAGCCTTCTTCGCCCTCCCGGTGGAGAACTTCTCGACCACCACGGGCCAGCCCACGAACGCCGTCTACGGCTTCACGTCGATGCTCATCAATGTGCTCCGCGACGAGGATCCCACCCACGTCGCAGTGGCCTTCGACAAGTCGCGCCAGACCTTCAGGCTCGCGGAGTACGCCGAGTACAAGGCCAAGCGGAACAAGACCCCCGACGAGTTCAAGAGCCAGCTGCCGCTGATCCAGGAAGTGCTCGACGCGCTGCGGATCCGGCACCTCGAGATGGACGGCTACGAGGCGGACGACATCATCGCCACGCTGACCACCGAGGCACTGGCCGCCGGCCTCGAGGTGCTGATCCTCACCGGCGACCGCGACTCGCTGCAGCTGGTCACCCCCGAGTCGACCGTGCTGTACCCGATGCGTGGAGTCTCCGAGCTCGCCCGGATGACGCCTGCCGCGGTCGAGGCGAAGTACGGCGTCCCCCCGCACCGCTATCCCGAGCTGGCTGCGCTGGTCGGTGAGGACTCCGACAATCTGCCCGGCATCCCCGGCGTGGGGCCGAAGACCGCGGCGAAGTGGATCGTCCAGTACGACGGCCTCGACAACGTCATCAACCACGCCGACGAGGTCAAGGGCAAGGCAGGTGAGAACCTCCGCGCCCATCTCGACGACGTGATCCGCAATCGCCGGCTCAACGCACTGGTCCGCGACCTGCACCTCGAGGTGGGCCCGACCGACTTGGTGCGCAACCCCTGGGACCGCGCCGAGGTGCACACGCTCTTCGACGGGCTCGAGTTCCGGGTTCTGCGTGACCGACTCTTCGAGACGCTCGAGTCCGAGGAGGACGTCGACGAGGGCGGGTTCGAGCTCAGCGCCACCACGCTCGCGGCCGACGGCGTCGCCGACTGGCTGGGTGCGGTCGGCACGCTCACGGTCGGGGTGCACGTGCGCGGATCGTGGGGCTCGGGCACGGGACGCGTGGAGGGCGTCGCGCTGGCGACCGCGGCCGGCGACGCGGCGTATGTCGATGTGGCCACGATGAGCCAGGCCGACGACGCCGCGCTGGCCGGGTGGCTCGCCGACCCGGCGCGACCCAAGGTGCTGCACGACGCGAAGGGACCGCTCCACGCGCTCGGCGCCCAGGGCTGGCCGCTCGCTGGGCTGCAGAGCGACACCGCGCTGGCGGCGTACCTCGTCCGGCCCGACCAGCGGTCCTACGATCTGGCGGACCTCACCGTGCGCTACCTGCGCCGCGAGCTGCGCGACGAGAGCACCGGAGAGCAGGGGATGCTCTTCGACGACGAGCGGGTTGTCTCCGAGGCGGCGATGCTCCGCGCGCGCGCCGTCGTCGACCTCGCCGAGGCGCTGGACGCCGCAGTCGAGGAGCACGGGGGCACCCGGCTGCTCGCCGAGGTCGAGCTGCCGCTGGTCGGGGTGCTCGCCACCATGGAGCGGGTCGGGATCGCCGTGGACCACGAGCTGCTCACCGAGCTCGAGTCGGGGTTCGCCGACCAGGTGCGCTCGGCCGCGCAGGAGGCCTACGACGTCATCGGCAAGGAGATCAACCTCGGCTCGCCCAAGCAGCTCCAGGTCGTGCTGTTCGACGAGCTGGGGATGCCGAAGACCAAGAAGACCAAGACCGGCTGGACCACCGACGCAGACGCGCTGCAGGGCCTCTACGAGAAGACCGAGCATCCGTTCCTGCAGCACCTGCTGCGGCACCGCGACGTGAGCCGGCTTCGGCAGACCGTCGAGGGACTGCTCAAGACCGTCGCCGACGACGGCCGGATCCACACCACCTTCAACCAGCTGATCGCCGCCACCGGGCGGCTGTCCAGCACCGACCCGAACCTGCAGAACATCCCGGTCCGCACCGAGGAGGGACGCCGGATCCGCGAGGCGTTCGTCGTGGGGCCGGGCTACGCGACCCTGCTCACCGCCGACTACAGCCAGATCGAGATGCGCATCATGGCGCACCTGTCCGAGGACGCCGGTCTGATCGAGGCGTTCCGCTCCGGCCAGGACTTCCACCAGGCCACCGCGTCCCGGGTCTTCGGGGTCGGCGCCGGCGAGGTCACCCCGGAGATGCGCGCCAAGATCAAGGCGATGAACTACGGCCTCGCCTACGGACTGTCCGCCTACGGGCTGTCCCAGCAGCTGCGGATCGACACCGGCGAGGCGCGCGGGCTGATGGACGAGTACTTCGAGACCTTCGGTGGGGTGCGCGACTACCTCGCCGGCGTGGTCGAGGAGGCGCGCCGGACCGGCTTCACCGAGACGATCATGGGTCGTCGGCGCTATCTTCCCGACCTGACCAGCGACAACCGACAGCGTCGGGAGATGGCCGAGAGGATGGCGCTCAACGCTCCCATCCAGGGGTCGGCCGCCGATGTGATCAAGGTGGCGATGCTCAACGTCGACCGGGCGGCCTCCGAGGCCGGCATGTCCTCACGGATGCTGCTGCAGGTGCACGACGAGCTGGTGTTCGAGGTCGCCGAGGGCGAGCAGGAGGCTCTCGAGCTGCTGGTGCGTGAGCAGATGGGGGCAGCTGCGGAGCTCACGGTCCCGCTCGACGTGTCGGTCGGCACCGGTGGCAGCTGGCACGCCGCCGCTCACTGA
- a CDS encoding lipopolysaccharide biosynthesis protein, translating into MQQQAPGTTANATNKALRGGAVIAVAVGIMNVSTYGFTIVAARLLGPQAYGAVASLMNVMLVLGVLQLALQAVAARRISANLDHAGEVEKTVLRVGWQASVGLAVLCLVLSPALNALLHLHSVATAALVGVAMAPLSLMGAQAGVLQGERRWTSLSLVYLSMGVSRLVIGVAAVAWHPTELSGMLGVTLSAFVPTVVGHFALRRSRPDRSDAGSGEHRARALWIETAHNGQTLLAFFALSNVDLLVARNTLGSHEAGLYAGGLILVKAGLFLPQFVVVMAFPTMSTAGARVGTLLKGLGLLALIGVLTAGGAAALSGLALIFVGGHQYLAIQHQLWVFAALGTLLSLLQLLVYSVLARQARRSVLLIWAALVVLVAVGRTATSFNELLMIVVATDATLFVALLALSLLRLRSSERSPVR; encoded by the coding sequence GTGCAGCAGCAGGCGCCGGGCACGACGGCCAACGCCACCAACAAGGCCCTGCGTGGCGGTGCGGTGATCGCGGTCGCGGTCGGGATCATGAACGTCTCGACCTACGGCTTCACCATCGTCGCGGCCCGGTTGCTCGGCCCCCAGGCGTACGGCGCGGTCGCGTCGCTGATGAACGTGATGCTGGTGCTCGGCGTGCTCCAGCTCGCCCTCCAAGCCGTGGCCGCCCGAAGGATCTCCGCCAATCTGGACCATGCCGGCGAGGTGGAGAAGACGGTGCTCCGGGTCGGCTGGCAGGCGTCGGTGGGCCTTGCCGTGCTCTGCCTGGTCCTGTCCCCCGCACTGAACGCGCTGCTGCACCTGCACAGTGTGGCCACCGCGGCGCTCGTCGGGGTCGCCATGGCCCCGCTCAGCCTGATGGGCGCGCAAGCCGGCGTACTGCAGGGCGAGCGCCGTTGGACCTCCCTCTCCCTGGTCTACCTCTCCATGGGAGTCAGCCGACTGGTCATCGGGGTGGCTGCGGTCGCGTGGCACCCGACCGAGCTCTCCGGAATGCTCGGCGTGACGCTCTCGGCCTTCGTTCCCACAGTCGTCGGCCATTTCGCGCTGCGACGGTCGCGTCCCGACCGCTCCGACGCCGGCTCGGGCGAGCACCGGGCTCGCGCCCTGTGGATCGAGACGGCCCACAACGGCCAGACCCTGCTGGCCTTCTTCGCGCTGTCCAACGTCGACCTCCTGGTCGCCCGCAACACCCTGGGCTCTCACGAGGCCGGCCTCTACGCCGGTGGCCTCATCCTCGTCAAGGCGGGGTTGTTCCTCCCCCAGTTCGTGGTCGTGATGGCCTTTCCCACGATGAGCACCGCGGGAGCTCGGGTGGGCACACTGCTCAAGGGACTGGGGCTGCTGGCGCTGATCGGCGTCCTGACCGCCGGCGGCGCGGCCGCGCTGTCAGGTCTCGCGCTGATCTTCGTCGGCGGCCACCAGTACCTGGCCATCCAGCACCAGCTGTGGGTGTTCGCGGCCCTGGGTACCTTGCTCTCGTTGCTCCAGCTGCTGGTCTACAGCGTGCTGGCCCGCCAGGCCCGACGCTCAGTGCTGCTCATCTGGGCGGCGCTGGTCGTCCTTGTCGCCGTGGGCCGGACCGCGACTAGCTTCAACGAGCTGCTGATGATCGTCGTCGCCACCGATGCCACGCTGTTCGTCGCGCTGCTCGCACTCAGCCTGCTGCGGCTCCGCTCGTCGGAGCGCTCGCCCGTTCGCTGA
- a CDS encoding alpha-(1->3)-arabinofuranosyltransferase domain-containing protein, producing the protein MSARQVRPTTVASLAVYGLLLLSAVAEQFGKVTSDTKSQLVVTPSRFLGQAFSLWDPTETLGQLQNQAYGYLFPMGPFFLVGHLAHLPPWLTERFWSTLLLVLGCEGARRLAAAIGLSAWPAWVAGMAYGLSPRVISEVGVRSAEILPGVVLPWVLLPIVLVVTGRLGPRRGAVLSVAAFLFSGAVNGTATVAPLPLVVLVILWAVRRGRLRWSFVAAWSGLMVLANLWWVLSLLKLNSYSPPFFDYVEDATTTTSTSDFLEALRGASNWVSFLNVGSAPNWPAGWVVSFSPAYVVASGVLATVGLLGLARWRSPWRTPLAASALLGLICLTIGHASALESPLAPSVRDLLDGPFALLRNVAKADPLLRLPLAIGTGCVVVALLGHVPRWRIRWWPAAAAVAVGALAVGMAQPALAANLRTPGWTRVPSYWSQAAHFVATGAHGSASWVVPGTGFGIQTWGWTDDEPMSIVGRSPWVTRSQVPLAPPQTIRILSQLENYLATGSGSPQLGGILARLGIGDIVVRHDLAPDSGDATSASLVSIALARSGGLTRVRTFGRLDLGPAIEVYRVDRPVPPAGLTVRSADAAVTVASDSADVVNAIGAGLIPVGRAAVVRGDSGWVRPVQVLGDAYRDRERQFGRVQEAEGPMLARGEPRHGRRVVANYPSNPGARPTLVQYAGLRYVTASSSQAWTNNLGAVLPEDAPYSAVDGDLSTGWVSGYYHRALGQWVEVRYRAPHTFHRVTVATPQGDPVYDDVTQVTVTVGRTSRLAHVDPSTGIAYVDLDGATGDRLRVTVTGVEHPAQRGPVRITEIAGPGLPARRTLVLPSPPMAPDVDYLFTAAPETRACLPTLLGPDCDPERMRASEESAGIDRTFRVPSRGRWTVGGTVVARSSPATVGLLDPIGGRVVMRASSTYADDPTVSARMAYDGTPNTSWIADARDPAPTLTVDFAKPRRIDRITVSAPAAPAIAPTTAVLRSGGEVRRVSLDDLGTFAPLRVKHLTIRFANPTRRGAPLGVGDVSLLPGRVAVPLHGDALTGAVCGFGPEVRIDGARHRTAVRGLIGDVVSSGPLSIVPCGEPLRLSRGVHHLRVVSTSQFQPVRVSLTRHQRTSTVGVNRTLRVEHRSASGRVVRVGPGGAALLSLTQNFNRGWVATLDGRPLTPQRMDGWAQGWRLPAGAGGTVRIHYAPEASYRIELVGGLALAGVVLLLALVLLGSTRLTAGMPVEQDAVRRPVGRRRYVLGGLLIVVGVPLGWLLLGVPGAAAALVAWTLRRWPGVVTGLAALAVVAGTVLAGAQLLEVPQLPGAVSAGLCGLGACVLLVAALLPARRAQ; encoded by the coding sequence ATGAGCGCACGACAGGTCCGGCCGACCACGGTGGCCTCCCTTGCCGTGTATGGACTGCTCCTGCTGAGCGCCGTCGCCGAACAGTTCGGCAAGGTCACCAGCGACACGAAGTCGCAGCTGGTGGTGACCCCGTCGCGCTTCCTCGGGCAGGCCTTCTCGCTCTGGGATCCCACCGAGACGCTCGGCCAGCTCCAGAACCAGGCGTACGGCTATCTGTTCCCGATGGGGCCGTTCTTCCTCGTCGGCCACCTCGCGCATCTGCCTCCGTGGCTCACCGAGCGCTTCTGGTCCACGCTGCTGCTCGTCCTGGGCTGTGAGGGCGCTCGCCGGCTGGCGGCCGCCATCGGGCTGTCGGCGTGGCCGGCCTGGGTGGCGGGGATGGCCTACGGGCTCAGCCCCCGGGTGATCAGCGAGGTCGGCGTGCGCAGCGCCGAGATCCTCCCCGGCGTCGTTCTGCCGTGGGTGCTGCTGCCGATCGTGCTGGTGGTGACGGGCCGGCTGGGACCACGGCGCGGCGCGGTGCTGTCCGTGGCCGCCTTCCTCTTCTCGGGCGCGGTGAACGGGACCGCCACGGTCGCGCCGCTGCCGCTCGTCGTGCTCGTGATCCTCTGGGCGGTACGGCGGGGCCGGCTGCGTTGGTCGTTCGTGGCGGCGTGGTCCGGACTGATGGTGCTGGCGAATCTGTGGTGGGTGCTGTCGCTGCTGAAGCTGAACAGCTACTCGCCGCCGTTCTTCGACTACGTCGAGGACGCCACGACCACGACGTCGACGAGCGACTTCCTCGAGGCGCTGCGGGGCGCGAGCAACTGGGTGAGCTTCCTCAACGTGGGGTCGGCGCCGAACTGGCCGGCCGGGTGGGTGGTGAGCTTCTCTCCGGCGTACGTCGTGGCCAGCGGCGTGCTCGCGACCGTGGGGCTGCTCGGCCTGGCGCGCTGGCGCAGCCCCTGGCGCACTCCGTTGGCGGCCAGTGCGCTCCTCGGGCTCATCTGCCTCACGATCGGGCACGCGTCCGCCCTCGAGTCGCCGCTGGCGCCCTCGGTCCGCGACCTGCTCGACGGTCCCTTCGCGCTGCTCCGCAACGTTGCGAAGGCCGACCCGCTCTTGCGGCTGCCGCTGGCGATCGGCACGGGCTGCGTGGTCGTCGCGCTGTTGGGCCACGTGCCCCGGTGGCGGATCCGGTGGTGGCCCGCTGCGGCTGCCGTGGCGGTCGGGGCGCTCGCTGTCGGGATGGCTCAACCGGCATTGGCGGCGAACCTGCGAACGCCGGGCTGGACGAGGGTCCCGTCGTACTGGTCGCAGGCTGCACACTTCGTGGCCACGGGAGCGCATGGATCGGCGTCATGGGTGGTCCCGGGCACCGGATTCGGCATCCAGACGTGGGGCTGGACCGACGACGAGCCGATGTCGATCGTCGGGCGATCACCCTGGGTCACCCGCTCGCAGGTGCCCCTCGCCCCGCCGCAGACCATCCGGATCCTGAGCCAGCTGGAGAACTACCTGGCGACGGGGTCGGGCTCTCCCCAGCTCGGTGGGATCCTCGCGCGGCTCGGCATCGGCGACATCGTCGTGCGCCACGACCTGGCCCCGGACTCCGGTGACGCGACCTCCGCCAGCCTGGTCTCGATAGCGCTTGCGCGTTCCGGCGGGCTGACCCGGGTGCGCACCTTCGGACGCCTCGACCTCGGCCCGGCGATCGAGGTCTACCGGGTGGACCGGCCGGTGCCCCCGGCGGGCCTCACCGTCCGTTCGGCCGATGCGGCGGTGACCGTGGCCAGCGACAGCGCGGACGTGGTCAATGCGATCGGGGCCGGGCTGATCCCGGTCGGGCGGGCGGCGGTCGTCCGCGGCGACAGCGGCTGGGTCCGCCCCGTCCAGGTGCTCGGGGACGCCTACCGCGACCGGGAGCGGCAGTTCGGGCGCGTCCAGGAGGCGGAGGGCCCGATGCTGGCGCGTGGTGAGCCTCGGCACGGGCGGCGGGTGGTCGCGAACTACCCGAGCAACCCGGGAGCGCGCCCGACACTCGTCCAGTACGCCGGCCTGCGCTACGTCACCGCGTCGAGCTCGCAGGCATGGACGAACAACCTCGGCGCGGTCCTGCCCGAGGACGCGCCGTACTCCGCGGTCGACGGCGACCTGAGCACGGGCTGGGTCTCGGGCTACTACCACCGCGCGCTGGGCCAGTGGGTCGAGGTCCGCTATCGCGCGCCGCACACGTTCCACCGGGTCACCGTCGCGACCCCGCAGGGGGACCCGGTCTACGACGACGTCACCCAGGTCACCGTCACCGTCGGGCGCACCTCCCGGCTCGCCCACGTGGATCCCTCCACCGGCATCGCCTACGTCGACCTGGACGGAGCGACCGGCGACCGGCTGCGGGTGACCGTGACGGGCGTCGAGCACCCCGCGCAGCGCGGCCCGGTGCGGATCACGGAGATCGCCGGCCCCGGGCTCCCGGCGCGAAGGACCCTCGTGCTGCCGTCACCGCCGATGGCCCCGGACGTCGACTACCTGTTCACCGCTGCACCGGAGACCCGAGCCTGCCTCCCGACGCTGCTGGGTCCCGACTGTGACCCCGAGCGGATGAGGGCGAGCGAGGAGAGCGCTGGGATCGACCGGACGTTCCGGGTGCCTTCCCGTGGTCGGTGGACGGTGGGCGGCACGGTGGTGGCACGCTCGTCGCCAGCGACGGTCGGTCTGCTCGACCCGATCGGTGGTCGGGTCGTGATGCGCGCCAGCTCGACCTACGCGGACGACCCCACGGTCTCGGCCCGGATGGCCTACGACGGCACGCCCAACACGTCCTGGATCGCCGATGCCCGGGACCCGGCTCCGACGCTGACGGTCGACTTCGCCAAGCCCCGCCGGATCGATCGGATCACGGTCAGTGCCCCGGCTGCTCCGGCGATCGCGCCGACGACCGCCGTACTCCGCTCGGGAGGTGAGGTCCGGCGGGTCTCCCTGGACGACCTCGGCACCTTCGCGCCGCTACGGGTCAAGCACCTCACGATCAGGTTCGCGAACCCGACCCGCCGGGGCGCGCCTCTGGGGGTGGGCGACGTGTCGCTCCTGCCCGGACGGGTGGCGGTGCCGCTGCATGGCGACGCGCTCACCGGCGCGGTCTGCGGGTTCGGGCCGGAGGTCCGCATCGACGGTGCCCGCCACCGTACGGCGGTCCGCGGGCTGATCGGCGACGTGGTGTCCTCGGGTCCGCTCAGCATCGTGCCGTGCGGCGAGCCGCTGCGGCTGTCCCGCGGCGTGCACCACCTCCGCGTCGTGTCCACCTCCCAGTTCCAGCCGGTCCGGGTGAGCCTGACCCGACACCAGAGGACGAGCACGGTCGGCGTCAACCGGACCCTGCGCGTCGAGCACCGCTCGGCGTCGGGGCGCGTGGTCCGGGTCGGCCCCGGGGGAGCGGCGCTGCTGTCGCTGACTCAGAACTTCAACCGCGGTTGGGTGGCGACCCTGGACGGCCGTCCGCTCACGCCGCAACGGATGGACGGCTGGGCTCAGGGCTGGCGGCTCCCGGCCGGCGCCGGTGGGACGGTGCGGATCCACTATGCCCCGGAGGCGTCGTACCGCATCGAGCTCGTGGGCGGCCTCGCCCTGGCCGGGGTGGTCCTGCTGCTCGCGCTCGTGCTGCTGGGGTCCACCCGCCTGACGGCCGGCATGCCGGTCGAGCAGGACGCCGTCCGGCGGCCCGTCGGTCGCCGACGGTACGTGCTCGGGGGCTTGCTGATCGTGGTCGGCGTGCCGTTGGGCTGGCTGCTCCTCGGTGTGCCCGGTGCGGCGGCTGCGCTCGTCGCCTGGACGTTGAGGCGCTGGCCCGGTGTGGTCACCGGGTTGGCGGCCCTTGCCGTGGTTGCGGGGACGGTGCTGGCCGGCGCACAGCTTCTCGAGGTCCCACAGCTGCCGGGTGCGGTCTCGGCCGGACTGTGCGGGCTGGGCGCCTGCGTGCTGCTGGTCGCTGCGTTGCTCCCCGCACGGCGGGCGCAGTGA
- a CDS encoding class I SAM-dependent methyltransferase, producing MPRCVDRRHSTSVPSLRGRLVARWTWQPDKWDRLLTVAELAGSDGSVLDVGGRGHELASLLGAARVTSLNVEAPADVVVPAGRLPYPDDAYDVVTSSDVLEHIPVAQRAAHVAELVRVAGRRVVIGVPCGSPGKCAAERDLADWMRAEHSLTLPFLAEHLEHGLPRPADVVDWARAADPARTVRVHFTGSYPEGDELLRTAVRARYGHDLRALTRFVVRWVLRRRFPLEQQQRPSSDRAFIVVERAGAR from the coding sequence ATGCCGCGCTGTGTCGACCGTCGTCACTCCACCTCGGTGCCCTCATTGCGGGGGCGTCTCGTGGCGCGCTGGACCTGGCAGCCGGACAAGTGGGACCGGCTGCTCACCGTCGCCGAGCTGGCGGGCAGTGACGGCAGCGTGCTCGACGTCGGAGGGCGCGGCCACGAGCTGGCCAGCCTGCTGGGCGCTGCCCGGGTGACCTCGTTGAACGTCGAGGCACCCGCCGACGTGGTGGTGCCGGCCGGCCGGTTGCCGTACCCCGACGACGCCTATGACGTGGTCACCAGCAGCGACGTGCTCGAGCACATCCCGGTGGCCCAGCGGGCCGCGCACGTCGCGGAGCTGGTCCGCGTGGCAGGACGGCGCGTGGTGATCGGCGTTCCGTGCGGCTCCCCCGGCAAGTGCGCCGCGGAGCGCGATCTCGCGGACTGGATGCGGGCCGAGCACTCCTTGACGCTGCCCTTCCTGGCCGAGCACCTGGAGCACGGCCTGCCCCGTCCCGCCGACGTCGTCGACTGGGCAAGGGCGGCCGACCCGGCGCGCACGGTCCGGGTCCACTTCACCGGCAGCTACCCCGAGGGTGACGAGCTGCTCCGCACCGCGGTGCGCGCGCGCTACGGTCACGACCTCCGGGCACTGACGCGGTTCGTCGTCCGTTGGGTCCTTCGCCGCCGGTTCCCGCTCGAGCAGCAGCAACGGCCATCGAGCGACCGCGCGTTCATCGTGGTCGAGCGCGCTGGCGCACGCTGA
- a CDS encoding glycosyltransferase: MQLIIPAYNEEARLPETLRALRAYALSPRVVPGRPLEVIVVDNASTDGTALVAAAADSPAMRVRVVHCPVRGKGAAVAAGVAVTTADVVGFMDADGATALVAFADAAVLLAQGVDVAIGSRAVAGAVTSERHSRARAFGARAYRSLAGRIVPGVLDTQCGFKLMGGDLARVVFADIATTGFSFDVEVLARARTLGARIAEFPVHWVDVPGSTFSPVRHGLDSFCALAVIAWRVRRPVRTPVTLPVRTPAALELAAEG; encoded by the coding sequence ATGCAACTGATCATTCCTGCGTACAACGAGGAAGCCAGGCTTCCGGAGACGCTGCGCGCCCTGCGGGCCTACGCACTGTCGCCCCGGGTCGTGCCCGGCCGCCCGCTCGAGGTCATCGTCGTGGACAACGCCAGCACCGACGGCACCGCGCTCGTGGCCGCCGCCGCCGACTCGCCGGCGATGCGCGTTCGGGTGGTGCACTGTCCGGTGCGCGGCAAGGGTGCAGCGGTCGCTGCGGGGGTGGCGGTGACGACAGCCGACGTCGTCGGCTTCATGGACGCCGACGGGGCGACCGCCCTGGTTGCCTTCGCCGATGCCGCCGTGCTGCTGGCCCAGGGCGTCGATGTCGCCATCGGCTCCCGAGCGGTCGCAGGTGCGGTGACCTCCGAGCGGCACAGCCGGGCGCGTGCGTTCGGCGCCCGCGCCTACCGCAGCCTGGCCGGCCGGATCGTTCCCGGTGTCCTGGACACCCAGTGCGGGTTCAAGCTCATGGGCGGCGACCTCGCCCGTGTCGTGTTCGCGGACATCGCGACCACCGGCTTCAGCTTCGACGTGGAGGTGCTGGCCCGTGCGCGCACGCTCGGTGCCCGGATCGCGGAGTTCCCGGTGCACTGGGTCGACGTGCCGGGCTCGACCTTCAGTCCGGTGCGCCACGGGCTGGACAGCTTCTGCGCCCTCGCCGTCATCGCCTGGCGGGTACGCCGTCCGGTCCGCACGCCGGTGACGCTGCCGGTCCGGACGCCCGCGGCACTCGAGCTGGCGGCGGAGGGCTGA
- a CDS encoding glycosyltransferase family 4 protein: MDLIGRHVVVANWRDPDHSLAGGAERYAWEFACALVAAGARVDFLTAREAGQRRSELRDGIRILRRGGRLGFYPSAALHLLRHRRRVDAVVDAEAGIPTFSPLFVSRRTGVVLLMHHVHQTQFDTYFPRPLAVVGRLLERVAMPRVYRGRPVLAVSESTRTEMARQLGWTPAVTVLPNGTAAVVRRDVPAEDTVDRVVVLGRLATHKRVDLVVRAVAALVPLRPALHLDVVGRGPEMESLAALVDTLDVAKHVTLHGYLDEADKADLMTRARLHVCASDAEGWGQVVVEAASYGVPTVARDVPGMRDSVRDTTTGWLLREPADDLVAVQARLLAGIEQALEELDDEERREEIAVACRAWAARFSWEEMHDGAVAAVLQALEKGGTSCPPSQ, translated from the coding sequence ATGGACCTCATCGGCAGGCACGTCGTCGTGGCCAACTGGCGCGATCCGGACCACTCGCTCGCAGGCGGCGCCGAGCGCTACGCCTGGGAGTTCGCGTGTGCTCTGGTTGCCGCCGGTGCCCGGGTGGACTTCCTCACTGCGCGGGAGGCCGGCCAGCGACGCAGCGAGCTGCGCGACGGCATCCGGATCCTCCGCCGGGGTGGCCGCCTCGGCTTCTACCCGAGCGCCGCGCTGCACCTGCTGCGCCATCGGCGCCGGGTCGACGCAGTCGTCGACGCCGAGGCCGGGATCCCGACGTTCTCCCCGCTGTTCGTCTCCCGTCGGACCGGCGTCGTGCTGCTGATGCATCACGTACACCAGACCCAGTTCGACACCTACTTCCCCCGTCCCCTGGCCGTGGTGGGTCGGCTGCTCGAGCGGGTGGCGATGCCACGGGTCTACCGGGGCCGCCCGGTCCTCGCCGTGTCCGAGTCGACCCGGACCGAGATGGCCCGGCAGCTCGGATGGACCCCCGCGGTCACGGTGCTGCCCAACGGCACCGCCGCCGTCGTACGCCGGGACGTGCCGGCAGAGGACACCGTCGACCGGGTCGTCGTGCTCGGTCGGCTCGCCACCCACAAGCGCGTCGACCTCGTCGTGCGCGCGGTCGCCGCGCTGGTGCCGCTCCGCCCGGCGCTGCACCTCGACGTGGTCGGGCGGGGGCCGGAGATGGAGAGCCTGGCGGCCCTCGTCGACACCCTGGACGTCGCGAAGCACGTGACGTTGCACGGGTATCTCGACGAGGCGGACAAGGCCGACCTGATGACCCGCGCCCGCCTGCACGTCTGTGCCTCGGATGCCGAGGGGTGGGGGCAGGTGGTCGTCGAGGCCGCGTCGTACGGCGTGCCGACGGTGGCGCGTGACGTCCCCGGCATGCGGGACTCGGTGCGCGACACGACCACGGGCTGGCTGCTCCGGGAGCCGGCCGACGACCTCGTGGCCGTCCAGGCACGGCTGCTCGCAGGTATCGAACAGGCCCTCGAGGAGCTCGACGACGAGGAGCGGCGCGAGGAGATCGCGGTCGCGTGCCGCGCATGGGCGGCGCGGTTCAGCTGGGAAGAGATGCACGACGGCGCTGTTGCCGCCGTGCTGCAGGCACTGGAGAAAGGCGGGACGTCATGTCCTCCATCGCAATGA